The Methylomonas montana DNA window GTACTGCTGAACGGTTGGCTGAACAAATCAGCTGATTAAAAGGCCGATGGCAGCCTGGTCGGTCTATATCATTCAATGCGATGACGGTAGTTTGTACACGGGTATCAGCACCGATGTAGAGCGGCGTTTTCAGCAACATGTTGGTCGACAGGGTGCAAAATATTTCAGAAGTCGTCGGCCAAGTCAGTTGGTCTTTGTCGAGACCGGTCATGACCGGGTCTCTGCGAGTCGCCGCGAAGCGCTGATTAAAAAAATGAAGCGCAATGAGAAATTGCAGCTGATCGCTGCCTGTCCATTGGTAATGAATTAATGGCAAATGATGGCGTAGGGTTTGTGAAATGCGGATGTTCATGAGAATGATTTGCATTAGTTGTTGTAAGGGTTTTATACTCGAGTCTCAATTTTCTGGAGACCGATATGAAGCCATTGCAGTCGAAACTTAGTGTCGCTATCGCGACGATTGCCGTCAGTGCCGGGGCAAATGCCGCTGGTATTCCCGCTGAAAAGCCGCAAACCATGGATGAAATGTGGAAGATTATTCAGGCTCAGCAGCAGCAAATCGACAGCATGACCAAGAAGCTGGAAGCTGTGGCGCAAAAAAGCCCAACTGGCGAAGTCAGCAACTTGGAACGTAAAACCAATGTGCTGACCGAAGAGGTTGAGAAGCTTCGCACCGAATTGGTGGTGCCTGAGAAAGTCGAATACAAGAGTGCTTATGGT harbors:
- a CDS encoding GIY-YIG nuclease family protein — encoded protein: MAAWSVYIIQCDDGSLYTGISTDVERRFQQHVGRQGAKYFRSRRPSQLVFVETGHDRVSASRREALIKKMKRNEKLQLIAACPLVMN